AAAGTTTTGTAAAATGATGTAAGATGTTCCTGTGAAGTGTTTTTAGATATATGGCTTTTAACGTGGATAAGAGAAATTTCTATTTGAAGAGGCGTATTGCCCAAAAGCCTTAAAAGCTGGACTTCTGTTGTCTTTTTATCCGGCATGAGGTTTAATATTCCTATTTTTAAAGGCCTTATATCCTGATGGAAGGCCCTGCTTTCATCAATGACAAAAATATTCTCCCGTTTCAGAATACTTTTTGCCGGCAAATTATCGGGTACTTTAATTGGCATTTTGATTCTCCTTGTAGTAAGATGTAGGTATAGAGATTATAATCTGAATATGGATTTTTTTCAATTGAAAAGGAGCTTTTTATGAAAATACTTGTAGATGCCGATGCATGCCCCGTAAAGGAATTGATCATTAAAATAGCTAAAGAAAATGATTTAAAGGTGATAATGGTTATTGATAATTCACATATATTGGAAAGCTCCTATGCCGAAATAAAAATAGTAGACAGAAGCCGTGATTCAGCAGACTTCGCTATTATCAATATTCTTGAAAAAGGCGATATTGTCGTTAGTCAGGATTACGGCCTTGCGTCTATTGCGCTTAGCAAGGGCTGTTACGCCATGAATAATAACGGCTATGAATATACTGCCGAAAATATAGACAAGCTTTTATTTGAAAGGCATTTAAATAAAAAAACAAGAGAAGCCGGATTAAGGCATAAAGGCCCGTCAAAGAGAACGGCCGACAACAACATTTCCTTTGAAAAAGGCTTCAGGGTTTTAATCAATAGACTAAAAAAATAGAATTCTTCCTTTAATATTAATATATAAAAAGCTGTATAGTCAATTTACTTTTATTTTGGCTGTATGCCATAGCCTGAAACAGCATGAATAAAGTAAATGAACAAGAGCCTTTTTTAAGTGCATCTGCTATATACAAATTTGTAGGGCATTCTCTTTACAAATTATAATAAATTTAAGTGTTTTAAAGCAATTTTATGTTTTTAATGGGAAGAATTTAAGAAAACCTCATTTTTCTGCAAAGTAAATACACATCAAGCCCATGAAAAAATATTGAACAAGATTTTGCTTTTAGCCTCACAGACTTTAACTATTCTGACGGAAATGAATTCAGTCAGAACGGAAGATTTATAAACTTCCAAGGAAACTTTGTAAATCTTCTTACAGTGCCTCGCCAAAATTGTATTTTGGCGATTAATAAACGCTTTCTTGCGTTTGTTCCTAAAATAAACAAAAATGTGGACTTATAAGCCTTCTTTTGTTATTATATATAAAATATCCCAGTGTTAAGGAGTTGGAAAAATGTACACGGAAATCAAAAAACTTTACAGAAACACAAATGATTTTTTAGGCAGCAATGTTCGTGTAGGCGGATGGATAAGAACAGTCCGCAATAATAAGAATTTTGGGTTTATTGAACTTAACGACGGTAGCTTTTTTAATAGCGTTCAAATCGTCTTTAATAATAATTTGAATAATTATAATGAAGTTGCAAAGCTTAATGTAGGCTCAAGCATTACCGTTATGGGAAAAGTAGTAGAAAGCCCCGGTGAAAAGCAGGCTTTTGAAATACATGCAGACGAAATCATTATCGAAGGCCATTCAACCCCGGATTATCCTTTGCAGAAGAAACGCCATTCTCTTGAATATCTGCGTACCATGGCCCACCTTCGCCCAAGGACAAATACATTCTCAGCGGTATTTAGAATCCGTTCCATCGCAAGCTACGCTATACACAAATATTTCAACGAAAAGAACTTCGTATACGTTCATACACCAATCATCACCGCAAGCGACTGTGAAGGCGCAGGAGAAATGTTTCAGGTAACGACTCTTAATATGAACAATTTACCAAAGGACAAAGACGGGAGCATAGACTATTCTGAAGATTTCTTTGGTAAAATGGCAAACCTTACAGTAAGTGGGCAGCTTGCAGTTGAAAACTTCTGCATGGCTTTAAGAAACGTTTATACCTTTGGCCCTACCTTTAGAGCTGAAAACTCCAATACATCACGCCATGCTGCGGAATTTTGGATGATGGAGCCGGAGCTTGCTTTTGCAGATTTAAACGACAACATGGACAGCGCCGAAGAAATGTTTAAATACGTTATTCAATACTGTATGGAAAATGCCCCTGAGGAAATTGAATTTTTCAATAAATTCATAGACACAGGCCTTATTGACAGGCTGAACAATGTTTTGAATTCTGAATTTGGCCGCATATCCTATACAGAAGCTATAGACATTCTTCAAAATGCAGACCATAAGTTTGAATACCCTGTTTACTGGGGCGCCGATATACAGTCCGAGCATGAAAGATACCTTGCAGAAGTGGTTTTCAAGAAGCCTATTTTCTTAACCGGCTATCCCAAAGAAATAAAGGCCTTTTATATGAGACAAAACGACGACGGAAAAACCGTTGCCGCTATGGACCTTTTAGTTCCCGGCATCGGCGAGATTATCGGCGGAAGCCAAAGGGAAGAAAGATACGACGTCCTTGTAAACAGAATGAAAGAGCTTGATCTTTGCGAAGATGACTACTGGTGGTATCTTGAGCTTCGTAAATACGGCGGTGTTACCCATTCAGGATACGGCCTTGGCTTTGAAAGATTCATTATGTATTTAACGGGAATGTCCAATATCCGTGACGTAATCCCCTTCCCTCGTACAGTAGGAAATGCTGAATTCTAATACTTTATTAAATCCCTGCTTCGGCAGGGATTATTTTATAAAAAACTTATTCAAAGGAGTCATATATGAAACCATATGAAATCATAAAAAGAGAAAGAATATATGACGGTAAAATTATAAATCTTGTAAAAGATACCATTTTACTGCCTAACGGAAAAGAAACCAAAAGAGAACTTGTAGAGCATAACGGTGCTGCCGTAATCATAGCAGAATATGAAAATAAGCTTATTTTCACAAGACAGCACAGGCATTCCGCAGGAGATTTCACTTTAGAACTTCCGGCAGGAAAGCTTGAAAAAGGCGAAGACCCTAAGGAGTGCGCCTTAAGAGAGCTTAAGGAAGAAACAGGCATGACGGCAGATAATATGGCGTTTTTATTTAAAGCTTATTCATCCATAGGCTTTTCAAACGAAATCTTATACTTCTATATTGCAAAAGGTCTTACAGAAGGCGAGCAAAATCCCGATGAAGATGAATTTATAGATATTGAGAAATATTCTATAGAAGAAGCAGTAGAAATGATATTTAACGGCAAAATCATAGATTCAAAAACTATCAGCGGCGTTTTGGCCTACAAGGAGCTCTGCGGCAGAAAAGACCTGTAGATTCTATTGATTAAAGTTAAATTTATTATAATTGACTATATAAACTTGTGCTTTGATAATTTTCAAGTTTCCTTCGTTATGAGGAAAAACTATGATTAAATAGGTATAAACCTAAGCAGAGCTTAAATTATTCATGAATATCTTTCTCGCCAAGAACCTATGGCAGAATTTACGCTTATGATAGAATATGACTAAAATCAGATTCTTCTTGATTTTAGTCACGAATACCTTTTCTGAAGGAGAATGTATTCTTAAAAACTGCAATTATGATATAATATTTACTCCCTTTAAGGCATATATATTAAAAGAATGACAAGCTAAAATTAGTCTTTGTATTATATGCCTGGAGGCTCATAATGATATATTTTAGAAATAGATATATTAAAGCAAATATAAATAGGCTTTTCTCAAAAATAAACAGAGAGAAAAAGCTTGTTTATATCATCATCTTTTGCCTTATCGGAGGAGCCGTTCTCGGCTCTTTATTTGCAGGAAGATTGGATACCGCCAATAAGAACGAACTTATAAGCTCTTTTGATTCTATTATCGACGGTATCAGGTCCCCTAATCTTGTTAAAAAAGATGCTTTTATAAAAGGCCTTATAAAATACGGGCTGTCTTCTATTGCCTTGTGGTCTATGCCTTTAATTACAAGGTCTCCTTTGCCTTCTGCTGCTGTGCTTTTGTATAAAGGAGCTTCTCTGGGCTTTACTACGTCTATTTTAGTGGGGGAATACGGCCTATTGGGCATAGGATATGCAATGATATTATACTTCCCTCAAAATCTAATTCTTACATTTCTATATTTTATCATCGCATATTACAGCTTAAACATCATCTTATATTTAAAAAAGAGGCCCATAGCAGAGAATATAAATATTCCCCTTCTCCTTTTCGGAATAGTTCTTGCTTTTATAGTATCTCTTACGGAGGCATATATCGTCCCCACCCTTGCAAATATATTATTTTTCTGATTTTAATCTTTAGCCGGTACTTTTAAAGTACCGGCTTTTTGAAAAATTATTGCAAAACTTGTTTGTTATAGAAATTTTCATATAAGATAGCAGCGGATGCCGTAAGTATTCCCCCAGGGGGCCTCCTTTCCTGCAGTAGAGATTTGCACTGCTATTTCAATTTAAATTAACAATGCTATTGTTTTATAACTATCGGGAGACACTCAGATAAAAACTGCTTGTAAGCTTATACTGTGTCTTTTTTCATATTCACCAAGTATAAAATATAGACTTCAGTAAATTGAAATCGGCATAAGACAGTAAAATAGTTTTAAGGCAGGAACAAAAACCTATTTTTCATAAACGGCTTAATTTAATATAGTAGAAACGCTTATATTAAGCCATTCATAATCAACAAAGATTAAAATATCTTTGTTGACTATAAGGGGGCGTTCGCCTGAAAACACTTTTACAGTTTCCCTGTAAGTGTTTCCAGGTTCACTAAGCATAAAATATACGATTTTTGTTACTGTAATTAAACTATTTTACTATAGATGTAATATTTGCATAATAAGATTTTTTCTTATCTCTATTCTTTCAACCGATTTTACAAATAGAATGATTTTTATTATACTCCCCTATTTGCTCATGGGTTTTGCACCTTGACTATTTTTATAAAACAGTTTAAAATATTGATTAATTTATTTCTTGATTAGGAAAGGTGTGCAATTATGGGTTTTACAAAAATAAGAAAGATACCCTCTCCAGAAGAAATTCTGGATATGGTTCCGCTAACAGAAAATTTAAAGAAAATAAAAAGCGCCAGAGACGCTGAAATAGAAAAGGTAGTTACACAAAACTCTGATAAATTTATATTAATTGTGGGCCCCTGCTCTGCCGATGAGGAAGACCCCGTATGCGAATATGTATCAAGGCTCGCAAAAGTGCAGGAAAAGGTAAAAAATGAGATTATTATAATACCGAGAATCTATACAAATAAGCCAAGAACCAACGGCGAAGGCTATAAAGGCATGCTTCATCAGCCTGACCCTCAAAAGGAGCCTGATATGGTAGGCGGGATATTAAGCATTAGAAGAATGCATGTAAGAGCCATCTCGGAATCCGGCCTTACGGCTGCCGATGAAATGCTTTACCCTGATAATCTTCCTTACTGCGAGGATATGCTAAGCTACATAGCAATCGGGGCCCGTTCTGTAGAAAATCAGCAGCATCGCCTTACCTCAAGCGGAATCAGCATTCCTGTGGGAATGAAAAACCCTACCAGCGGCGATTTAACCGTAATGTATAATTCCATTAATGCCGCCCAGGTATCCCATACCTTCAGCTATCAGAATTACGAAGTCAAAACAGAAGGAAACCCTCTTTCCCATGCAATCATGAGAGGATATGTAAATAAACACGGAGAAAATCAGCCTAACTACCATTACGAAGACCTTCTTTTTGCTTCTGAAATGTATGAAAAAAAGAATCTTCAAAACCCTATGATAATCGTTGATACGAACCATGCAAATTCAAATAAAAAATTCTTTGAACAAATAAGAATTGCAAAAGAAATCCTTTATTCAAGGTCCTATAACCAGACTATAAAAAAATACGTAAGAGGGCTTATGATAGAAAGCTATATCCATGAAGGAAATCATTCTCCTGATAAGAGAATTCCCGGAAAGTCAATTACAGACCCATGCCTTGGCTGGGAAGATACGGAAAGACTTATTTATTATATAGCAGAGCATATTTAATTAAAAAGGGTGCTGCAAAATTCACTTTGCAGCACCTTTTTCTATACATTGAATCTGAAAAGAATAATGTCTCCGTCTTTCACGACGTATTCTTTTCCTTCTAATCGTACAAGACCTTTTTCCTTTGCAAGATTATAAGAGCCAAGGCTCGTTAAATCATCGTAATTTACAATTTCAGCCCTGATAAATCCTCTTTCAAAATCCGTATGGATTTTTCCGGCCGCCTGAGGGGCCTTTGTGCCCTCTGTAATTGTCCATGCTCTTATTTCCTTAGGACCTGCCGTTAAAAATGAAATAAGCCCGAGGAGACTATAGCTTGCGTTAATGAGCTTATCCAAGCCGCCGGTTTTTACCCCTAAATCATTTAAAAACATTTTCTTTTCATCTTCATCAAGCTCAGAAATCTCAGCTTCTATTTTTGCACATATTACAAATACCTCTGAGCCTTCCAAAGCAGCATGGTCGCGCACCTTTTTAACAAATTCGTTTGTTTGTCCGTCATTTGCTAAATCATCTTCGCTTACATTTGCTGCATAGATTACCGGCTTTGAAGTAAGTAAATTAAAGGTATTTATAAGCTCTTTCTCCTCAGGGGCAAAATCCATATTTCTTACGGACTTTCCTTCATTCAGGCCTTCCTTTATGGCATTTAAAATGTCAAGCTCCTGTTGAAGGCCTTTGTCATTTTTCACGGTTTTTGAAGTTTTGGCTATCCTTTTTTCAACCGTTTCAGAATCTGCGAGAATAAGCTCCAAATCAATTGTTTCTATGTCCCTGATAGGATCAATTTTAGACTCTACATGTACAACATTTTCATCTTCAAAGCAGCGTACAACATGAACGATTGCATCTACCTCACGTATATGGGATAAAAACTGGTTTCCAAGCCCTTCTCCCTTGCTTGCTCCTTTTACAAGGCCTGCAATATCCACAAATTCTATCACTGCCGGGGTAATTTTTTCCGCATTATAAATTTTATCAAGTTCCATAAGCCTTACATCAGGCACACTTACCATTCCCACATTAGGGTCTATTGTACAAAATGGATAATTAGCAGATTCTGCCCCTGCCATTGTCAAAGAATTAAAAAGCGTACTTTTACCCACATTAGGAAGCCCTACAATTCCCAGCTTCATTAATTAACATCCTTTCAAACTGTAAAATATATTTTCATAAATTAACCCCATTAAAATGGGGCAATTTATAATTATCATTTATTTATCTTTAAATAAAAGCCCTGTAAGAAGGCCTTCAACATAAGCTAACAAAACAACCAGTATAAATCCGGCTAAAATTCTGTTTTTATATTCATTGGATATAAAAATTCCCTTGGGAGTAACGGATTCGTTAACTTTTTCAGGTACTCTTTGATACTTTCTGCGCCTTATATTAGCCATATTTTCACTCCTATCTTATTTGAAATATATTTATTATTTTAAAACATTTCTTAAATAATATTTTTAGATAATATATCAATTAATATTCAAAGAAAAATACTGCATGAATAAATTATCCCAAAAGGATATTACACAGGCCATCTCCAGCGATTATACCTTCTTACATTTTGCTTCGCAAAATGATTATACCACTTTTGATAAGCAATTCCTATAGAAATTTACCTTTTATTATCCATAGTTTGCCTTCCTAAAAAAAATATATTGAGAAATAATAATTATAACGACTTTTACAGGAGGCTAATATGAAAAAAATATCTGTTTTTTTATTATCTTGTATCTTTCTTTCCGGTTGCACAACGTCTAATGAAAACCTTGCAACCAAGGCGGATATCAGAATAAATAATGGTAATTCTCAAATATATGAAAATAATGAAAGCTATGCCAACGGAAACTCTTCCTACGAAATGGAAAAATTTGATGAAAAGAATCAAACCATAGATAATATTTCCGATACGATTTCAGGAGAAATAGAATCTTTGGATGAAGTCAATGAGGCTAACGTCGTCATCGTGGGAAACTCCGCAATAGTAGGGATAGAGCTTGTTAAAGATATACCTGAGAGCGAGCTTGTAAGCCTTAAAATTACCGTTGAAACTTTAGTAAAATCCATGGTTCCTGAAATAGAAAATGTAGCCGTTACCACCGCTCCCGACCTTATGAGAAGAATACAAGGGTTTACAACGGATAATGAAGAAAATAAAAATACAACTAAAGAGCAGAAGGATATAACGGAAGAGCTTGCTCCTATACTATAAATAAAAAAGCCTCTAAAAGTAAATTTAAGCTTTAAGAGGCTTATTTATTGCAATAATAGGTGTTTTTATTATATAATGTTTTTGATTTGACTCATAAACTTAATAAATATTTTATTGGATTTATACCTTTTTTAAGTTAAACTATATTAAATCTATTTTTGTTTTTTTCATACTTATTTATGTAAACTACGTATAATTTTTAAGATTAAGGAAAGGTGTGTTATTTTTGAAATTACTTAAAAGAATATTACCTGTAGTATTGTCATCATTATTAATAATACAGGCTGTTCCTGCTTATGCCCTTACCGAGACAAATGCAGAACTTACGAACCTTACGGTTCCAGAGGCCACAAGAAGAGCCATAGACCATAATGAGTCCATTAAAAAGAGCAATGAAACTGAGGATTTAAGCGACGATAAGTATACTCTTTTGCGAGAATCCGCGAGAAATGCTACAACTGAAGACGCTGTATTTACCGCCTATACGAACCTCCTTCAGTTTGAGCTTTCCAGGTCCTTAAATATAAAAAATATTAAGGCACAAGAAGAAAATGTTGAACACGGCATCATTCAAATATTCAATAATATATTAAA
This is a stretch of genomic DNA from Anaeropeptidivorans aminofermentans. It encodes these proteins:
- a CDS encoding YaiI/YqxD family protein, encoding MKILVDADACPVKELIIKIAKENDLKVIMVIDNSHILESSYAEIKIVDRSRDSADFAIINILEKGDIVVSQDYGLASIALSKGCYAMNNNGYEYTAENIDKLLFERHLNKKTREAGLRHKGPSKRTADNNISFEKGFRVLINRLKK
- the ychF gene encoding redox-regulated ATPase YchF, whose product is MKLGIVGLPNVGKSTLFNSLTMAGAESANYPFCTIDPNVGMVSVPDVRLMELDKIYNAEKITPAVIEFVDIAGLVKGASKGEGLGNQFLSHIREVDAIVHVVRCFEDENVVHVESKIDPIRDIETIDLELILADSETVEKRIAKTSKTVKNDKGLQQELDILNAIKEGLNEGKSVRNMDFAPEEKELINTFNLLTSKPVIYAANVSEDDLANDGQTNEFVKKVRDHAALEGSEVFVICAKIEAEISELDEDEKKMFLNDLGVKTGGLDKLINASYSLLGLISFLTAGPKEIRAWTITEGTKAPQAAGKIHTDFERGFIRAEIVNYDDLTSLGSYNLAKEKGLVRLEGKEYVVKDGDIILFRFNV
- the asnS gene encoding asparagine--tRNA ligase → MYTEIKKLYRNTNDFLGSNVRVGGWIRTVRNNKNFGFIELNDGSFFNSVQIVFNNNLNNYNEVAKLNVGSSITVMGKVVESPGEKQAFEIHADEIIIEGHSTPDYPLQKKRHSLEYLRTMAHLRPRTNTFSAVFRIRSIASYAIHKYFNEKNFVYVHTPIITASDCEGAGEMFQVTTLNMNNLPKDKDGSIDYSEDFFGKMANLTVSGQLAVENFCMALRNVYTFGPTFRAENSNTSRHAAEFWMMEPELAFADLNDNMDSAEEMFKYVIQYCMENAPEEIEFFNKFIDTGLIDRLNNVLNSEFGRISYTEAIDILQNADHKFEYPVYWGADIQSEHERYLAEVVFKKPIFLTGYPKEIKAFYMRQNDDGKTVAAMDLLVPGIGEIIGGSQREERYDVLVNRMKELDLCEDDYWWYLELRKYGGVTHSGYGLGFERFIMYLTGMSNIRDVIPFPRTVGNAEF
- a CDS encoding NUDIX hydrolase; the protein is MKPYEIIKRERIYDGKIINLVKDTILLPNGKETKRELVEHNGAAVIIAEYENKLIFTRQHRHSAGDFTLELPAGKLEKGEDPKECALRELKEETGMTADNMAFLFKAYSSIGFSNEILYFYIAKGLTEGEQNPDEDEFIDIEKYSIEEAVEMIFNGKIIDSKTISGVLAYKELCGRKDL
- a CDS encoding 3-deoxy-7-phosphoheptulonate synthase; protein product: MGFTKIRKIPSPEEILDMVPLTENLKKIKSARDAEIEKVVTQNSDKFILIVGPCSADEEDPVCEYVSRLAKVQEKVKNEIIIIPRIYTNKPRTNGEGYKGMLHQPDPQKEPDMVGGILSIRRMHVRAISESGLTAADEMLYPDNLPYCEDMLSYIAIGARSVENQQHRLTSSGISIPVGMKNPTSGDLTVMYNSINAAQVSHTFSYQNYEVKTEGNPLSHAIMRGYVNKHGENQPNYHYEDLLFASEMYEKKNLQNPMIIVDTNHANSNKKFFEQIRIAKEILYSRSYNQTIKKYVRGLMIESYIHEGNHSPDKRIPGKSITDPCLGWEDTERLIYYIAEHI
- a CDS encoding YhcN/YlaJ family sporulation lipoprotein — its product is MKKISVFLLSCIFLSGCTTSNENLATKADIRINNGNSQIYENNESYANGNSSYEMEKFDEKNQTIDNISDTISGEIESLDEVNEANVVIVGNSAIVGIELVKDIPESELVSLKITVETLVKSMVPEIENVAVTTAPDLMRRIQGFTTDNEENKNTTKEQKDITEELAPIL
- a CDS encoding stage II sporulation protein M, which codes for MIYFRNRYIKANINRLFSKINREKKLVYIIIFCLIGGAVLGSLFAGRLDTANKNELISSFDSIIDGIRSPNLVKKDAFIKGLIKYGLSSIALWSMPLITRSPLPSAAVLLYKGASLGFTTSILVGEYGLLGIGYAMILYFPQNLILTFLYFIIAYYSLNIILYLKKRPIAENINIPLLLFGIVLAFIVSLTEAYIVPTLANILFF